Proteins from a genomic interval of Pseudomonas paeninsulae:
- a CDS encoding response regulator yields the protein MVAEDHAIVREGIKQLIGMALDLEVVGEAGNGEQLLECLRKTACDVVLLDISMPGVNGLEAIPRIRALANGPAILVLSMHNETQMAARALKVGAAGYATKDSDPALLITAIRKVAGGGRYIDPDLADRMVFEVGLTDSRPPHAQLSEREFSVFERLARGEGVNDIALHLAISNKTVSTHKARLMQKLGVHSMADLVRYALEHRLV from the coding sequence AGACCACGCCATCGTGCGTGAAGGCATCAAGCAGTTGATCGGCATGGCCCTCGACCTCGAGGTGGTGGGCGAGGCCGGCAATGGCGAGCAGTTGCTCGAGTGCCTGCGCAAGACTGCCTGCGACGTGGTGCTGCTGGATATCAGCATGCCTGGGGTCAATGGTCTGGAGGCGATTCCGCGGATTCGCGCACTGGCCAATGGACCGGCGATCCTGGTGCTGTCGATGCACAACGAAACGCAGATGGCTGCCCGCGCGCTCAAGGTCGGCGCGGCCGGTTATGCGACCAAGGACAGCGACCCGGCCCTGCTAATCACGGCCATCCGCAAGGTGGCCGGTGGTGGCCGTTACATCGATCCCGATCTGGCCGATCGCATGGTCTTCGAGGTCGGCCTGACCGATTCGCGACCGCCCCATGCCCAGCTCTCCGAGCGTGAATTCTCGGTGTTCGAGCGCTTGGCACGTGGTGAAGGGGTCAACGACATCGCCCTGCATCTGGCGATCAGCAACAAGACCGTGAGCACCCACAAGGCGCGTCTGATGCAGAAGCTCGGGGTGCACTCGATGGCCGACCTGGTGCGCTATGCCTTGGAGCATCGCCTGGTGTGA
- a CDS encoding ABC transporter ATP-binding protein has product MSESQANDVLVSFRGVQKSYDGELLIVKDLNLDIRKGEFLTLLGPSGSGKTTSLMMLAGFETPTAGEIFLDGRSLNRLPPHKRDIGMVFQNYALFPHMTVAENLAFPLSVRGMSRTDTKERVKRALSMVQLDDFRNRYPGQLSGGQQQRVALARALVFEPQLVLMDEPLGALDKQLREHMQMEIKHLHQRLGVTVVYVTHDQGEALTMSDRVAVFHEGQIQQIADPRSLYEEPHNTFVANFIGENNRLNGRLVSQDGDRCVVSLERGEQVEALAINVGQQGAPVTLSIRPERVRLNGASETCRNRFSGRVAEFIYLGDHVRVRLEVCGKSDFFVKQPIAELDSALAVGDVVPIGWQVEHVRALDPLSGAH; this is encoded by the coding sequence ATGTCCGAGTCTCAGGCAAACGATGTGTTGGTGAGCTTTCGCGGTGTGCAGAAGAGCTACGACGGCGAACTGTTGATCGTCAAAGATCTCAATCTGGATATCCGCAAGGGTGAGTTCCTCACCCTGCTCGGGCCTTCGGGTTCGGGTAAGACCACCAGCCTGATGATGCTGGCCGGTTTCGAGACCCCGACCGCCGGCGAAATCTTCCTCGATGGCCGCTCGCTAAACCGGCTGCCGCCGCACAAGCGTGATATCGGCATGGTGTTCCAGAACTACGCCCTGTTCCCGCACATGACAGTGGCCGAGAATCTGGCCTTCCCCTTGTCCGTACGCGGTATGTCGCGCACCGACACCAAGGAGCGGGTCAAGCGCGCGCTGTCCATGGTGCAGCTGGACGATTTCCGCAATCGCTATCCCGGCCAGCTGTCCGGCGGCCAGCAGCAGCGCGTTGCCCTGGCCCGCGCACTGGTGTTCGAACCGCAGCTGGTGCTGATGGATGAACCCCTGGGCGCCCTGGACAAGCAGTTGCGTGAGCACATGCAGATGGAGATCAAACACCTGCATCAACGCCTGGGTGTGACCGTGGTCTATGTGACCCACGATCAGGGCGAGGCGCTGACCATGTCCGATCGGGTGGCGGTGTTCCATGAGGGCCAGATTCAGCAGATCGCCGACCCGCGCAGCCTCTATGAAGAGCCGCATAACACCTTCGTCGCCAATTTCATCGGTGAGAACAACCGCCTCAATGGTCGACTGGTCAGCCAGGATGGCGATCGCTGCGTAGTCAGCCTGGAGCGCGGCGAACAGGTCGAGGCGCTGGCGATCAATGTCGGCCAGCAAGGCGCGCCGGTAACCCTGTCGATCCGTCCTGAACGCGTGCGCTTGAACGGTGCCAGCGAAACCTGCCGCAATCGATTCTCGGGTCGTGTAGCGGAGTTTATCTACCTCGGCGACCACGTCCGGGTGCGCCTGGAAGTCTGTGGCAAGAGCGACTTTTTCGTTAAACAACCGATTGCCGAACTCGACTCTGCCCTGGCAGTCGGCGATGTCGTGCCCATCGGTTGGCAGGTTGAGCACGTGCGCGCGCTCGACCCGTTGTCAGGGGCTCACTGA
- a CDS encoding ABC transporter substrate-binding protein, producing MTKILSLTALALAVTCTASAMAADLTVIAFGGANKQAQIKAFYQPWEKSSGDKIISGDYNGEMAKVKAMVDTNSVSWNLVEVESPELSRGCDEGLFEELDPAQFGSADDFIPGAIQPCGVGFFVWSTVLAYNADKLSTAPSGWADFWDTEKFPGKRGLRKGAKYTLEFALMADGVAPKDVYGVLATKEGQDRAFAKLDQIKPSIQWWEAGAQPPQFLASGDVVMSSAYNGRIAAVQDESNLKVVWDGGIYDFDSWAIPKGAKDLDAAQKFAVFSLQPKQQQAFAENIAYGPANKQALALLDSTRLKDMPTAPANIANQVAIDVTFWADYGEQLEQRFNAWAARN from the coding sequence ATGACCAAGATTCTCTCTCTCACCGCCCTTGCATTGGCAGTGACCTGCACGGCCTCGGCGATGGCCGCCGACCTGACGGTGATTGCCTTCGGCGGCGCCAACAAGCAGGCGCAGATCAAGGCCTTCTATCAGCCCTGGGAAAAGAGCTCGGGCGACAAAATCATCTCCGGTGACTACAACGGTGAGATGGCCAAGGTGAAGGCCATGGTCGACACCAATAGCGTGTCCTGGAACCTGGTGGAAGTGGAGTCGCCGGAGCTGTCGCGCGGCTGTGACGAAGGCCTGTTCGAGGAACTCGACCCGGCTCAGTTCGGCAGCGCCGACGACTTTATCCCCGGCGCAATCCAGCCCTGTGGCGTTGGCTTCTTCGTCTGGTCCACGGTACTGGCCTACAACGCCGACAAACTGAGCACCGCGCCGAGCGGCTGGGCCGACTTCTGGGATACCGAGAAATTCCCAGGCAAGCGCGGCCTGCGCAAGGGCGCCAAATACACCCTGGAATTCGCCCTGATGGCCGACGGCGTTGCACCGAAGGATGTCTACGGCGTGCTGGCGACCAAAGAAGGCCAGGATCGCGCGTTCGCCAAGCTCGACCAGATCAAGCCGAGCATCCAGTGGTGGGAGGCCGGTGCCCAACCGCCACAGTTCCTCGCCTCCGGCGACGTAGTCATGAGTTCGGCCTACAACGGCCGGATCGCCGCAGTTCAGGACGAAAGCAACCTGAAGGTGGTGTGGGACGGTGGCATCTATGACTTCGATAGCTGGGCCATTCCCAAAGGTGCCAAGGACCTGGACGCGGCGCAAAAATTCGCCGTGTTCAGCTTGCAGCCCAAGCAGCAGCAAGCCTTCGCGGAAAATATTGCCTACGGCCCGGCCAACAAGCAGGCGCTGGCATTGCTCGACTCTACGCGACTGAAAGACATGCCGACCGCGCCGGCAAACATCGCCAACCAGGTGGCCATCGACGTCACCTTCTGGGCTGACTACGGCGAGCAACTGGAGCAGCGCTTCAACGCGTGGGCCGCGCGCAACTAA
- a CDS encoding ABC transporter permease, with translation MAIAVPLTEVAGPSLKKRLARAERVNRLKAQALIAPLVLFLVLVFLVPIAALLYKSVSNPEVVETMPRTVEAIADWDGKALPAEPVYQAISLDLAEARKNKTIGDLSKRMNMEQAGYRSLMMKTARALPFKSEPASYKEALENMDERWGDPAYWQVIRRNTSSHSPYYLLAALDHRIDDLGELAPASPDQAIYLEIFARTFWMGLVITAICLLLAYPLAYLLANLPTRQSNLLMILVLLPFWTSILVRVAAWIVLLQSSGLINGALLSMGIIDKPLQLVFNRAGVYISMVHIMLPFMILPIYSVMKGISPTYMRAAISLGCHPFASFWRVYFPQTLAGVSAGCLLVFILSIGYYITPALLGSPSDQMVSYFVAFYTNVSINWGMATALGGLLLLATLILYVVYSWLVGASRLRLS, from the coding sequence ATGGCCATTGCAGTGCCCCTGACCGAGGTCGCCGGCCCCTCCCTGAAGAAACGCCTGGCGCGTGCTGAACGGGTCAATCGCCTGAAAGCTCAGGCGCTGATTGCACCGCTAGTACTGTTTCTCGTGCTGGTTTTCCTGGTGCCGATTGCCGCGCTGCTCTACAAGAGCGTGAGCAATCCCGAGGTTGTGGAGACCATGCCGCGCACCGTCGAGGCTATCGCCGACTGGGACGGCAAGGCGCTGCCCGCTGAGCCGGTCTATCAGGCGATCAGCCTGGACCTGGCCGAGGCACGCAAAAACAAGACCATTGGTGACCTGTCCAAACGCATGAATATGGAGCAGGCCGGCTATCGCAGCCTGATGATGAAAACCGCCCGCGCCTTGCCATTCAAGAGCGAGCCGGCGTCCTATAAAGAGGCGCTGGAGAACATGGATGAACGCTGGGGCGATCCGGCCTATTGGCAGGTGATCCGTCGCAATACCAGCAGTCACAGTCCCTATTACCTGCTGGCGGCCCTGGATCATCGCATCGACGATCTCGGAGAACTGGCGCCCGCCTCGCCGGACCAGGCGATCTACCTGGAAATCTTTGCCCGTACCTTCTGGATGGGCTTGGTGATCACGGCTATTTGCCTGCTGCTGGCCTATCCTTTGGCCTACCTGCTGGCCAACCTGCCAACCCGGCAGAGCAACTTGCTGATGATTCTGGTGCTGTTACCGTTCTGGACCTCCATTCTGGTGCGTGTGGCCGCCTGGATCGTGTTGCTGCAATCATCCGGCTTGATCAATGGGGCATTGCTCAGCATGGGCATCATCGATAAGCCCCTGCAGCTGGTGTTCAACCGCGCCGGGGTTTACATCTCCATGGTGCATATCATGTTGCCGTTCATGATCCTGCCGATTTACAGCGTGATGAAAGGCATCTCGCCGACCTATATGCGCGCCGCCATCTCACTCGGTTGTCATCCGTTCGCCAGCTTCTGGCGGGTGTATTTCCCGCAGACCCTGGCCGGTGTCAGCGCCGGGTGCTTGCTGGTGTTCATCCTGTCCATCGGCTACTACATCACCCCGGCGCTACTCGGCAGCCCGAGCGATCAGATGGTCAGCTACTTCGTGGCCTTCTACACCAACGTCAGCATCAACTGGGGGATGGCCACGGCACTGGGCGGTCTACTGCTGCTCGCCACCCTGATCCTCTACGTGGTGTACAGCTGGCTGGTAGGCGCAAGTCGCCTGCGCTTGAGTTAA
- a CDS encoding ABC transporter permease has protein sequence MLSPYMSPIERVWHYTLRSICALVLLFLILPVLVIIPLSFNSGSFLIYPLQGFSLQWYQDFFESAGWMRALKNSLIIAPAATVIAMVLGTLAAIGLTRGEFRGKALVMSLLISPMVVPVVIVGVASYLFLAPLGLGNSYISLIVVHAVLGVPFVIITVSATLQGFNYNLVRAAASLGASPLTAFRRVTLPLIAPGMISGALFAFATSFDEVVVALFLAGPEQVTLPRQMFAGIRENLSPTIAAAATLLIGFSILLLLTLEWLRGRSEKLRTEQPT, from the coding sequence ATGTTAAGCCCTTATATGTCGCCGATCGAACGCGTCTGGCATTACACCCTGCGCAGCATCTGCGCACTGGTACTGCTGTTTCTGATCCTGCCGGTGCTGGTGATCATTCCGCTGTCATTCAACTCCGGCAGTTTCCTGATCTACCCGCTGCAGGGCTTTTCCTTGCAGTGGTATCAGGACTTTTTCGAGTCTGCTGGATGGATGCGCGCCCTGAAAAACAGCTTGATCATTGCCCCTGCGGCCACCGTGATTGCCATGGTGTTGGGCACGCTGGCAGCGATTGGTTTGACCCGTGGTGAGTTCCGCGGCAAAGCCCTGGTCATGAGCCTGTTGATCTCGCCCATGGTGGTGCCCGTAGTGATTGTCGGCGTGGCCAGCTATCTGTTCCTCGCCCCGCTGGGCTTGGGTAACAGCTATATCTCGCTGATTGTGGTGCACGCGGTGCTCGGCGTGCCGTTCGTGATCATCACCGTGTCGGCGACCCTGCAGGGCTTCAACTACAACCTGGTGCGTGCCGCCGCCAGTCTCGGTGCTTCACCGCTCACCGCGTTCCGCCGGGTGACCTTGCCGCTGATCGCCCCGGGGATGATTTCCGGCGCGCTGTTCGCCTTTGCCACCTCGTTCGACGAAGTGGTGGTGGCCCTGTTCCTCGCCGGCCCGGAGCAAGTCACCCTGCCGCGGCAGATGTTCGCCGGTATCCGCGAAAACCTCAGCCCGACCATCGCCGCCGCCGCGACCCTGCTGATCGGCTTTTCCATCCTGCTGTTGCTGACCCTGGAATGGCTGCGCGGGCGCAGCGAGAAACTGCGTACCGAGCAACCCACCTGA
- the gabD gene encoding NADP-dependent succinate-semialdehyde dehydrogenase, with translation MSLELKDPSLLRQQAYVNGQWCEADSGARTDIFNPANAEKIGSVPNMGRDETRRAIEAAQAAQPAWRALTAKERANRLRQWFSLIMANQEDLARIMTAEQGKPLAEARGEIAYAASFIEWFAEEAKRAYGDVIPAHATDKRILVQKEPVGVTAAITPWNFPSAMITRKAGPALAVGCAMVLKPAPQTPFSALALAALAERAGIPGGLLSVIPADVASSREVGAELCANPIVRKLSFTGSTAVGIKLMQQCAPTLKKLSLELGGNAPFIVFDDADLDAAVEGAIISKYRNAGQTCVCANRLYVQDSVFDAFATKLQAAVAKLKVGDGMLEGITTGPLINAEAVAKVERHLADALEKGATLVAGGNRLGGNFFEPTIVSGVTAEMAVAREETFGPLAPLFRFSDEAEVIRQANDTEFGLAAYFYARDLGRVFRVAEALEYGMVGINTGVISTEVAPFGGMKSSGLGREGSKYGLDEYLEIKYLCLGI, from the coding sequence ATGAGCCTTGAGTTGAAGGACCCCAGCCTGCTGCGTCAGCAGGCCTATGTGAACGGCCAGTGGTGCGAAGCCGACAGCGGCGCGCGTACCGATATTTTCAATCCGGCCAATGCTGAAAAGATCGGCAGCGTGCCCAATATGGGCCGTGACGAAACCCGTCGCGCCATCGAGGCCGCGCAAGCCGCCCAGCCGGCCTGGCGGGCGCTGACCGCCAAGGAACGCGCCAATCGTCTGCGTCAGTGGTTCAGCCTGATCATGGCCAACCAGGAAGACCTGGCGCGGATCATGACCGCCGAACAGGGCAAGCCCCTGGCCGAGGCTCGTGGCGAGATCGCCTACGCCGCTTCCTTTATCGAGTGGTTCGCCGAGGAAGCCAAGCGCGCGTACGGCGATGTGATCCCCGCCCATGCTACCGACAAGCGCATCCTGGTACAGAAGGAGCCAGTGGGCGTCACCGCCGCCATTACGCCGTGGAACTTCCCCAGCGCCATGATCACCCGCAAGGCCGGCCCGGCTCTGGCGGTAGGTTGCGCCATGGTGCTCAAGCCGGCGCCGCAGACGCCGTTCTCGGCCCTGGCCCTGGCCGCTCTGGCCGAGCGCGCGGGTATTCCTGGCGGCTTGCTCAGCGTGATCCCGGCGGATGTCGCCAGCTCCCGTGAAGTCGGCGCCGAGCTGTGCGCGAACCCCATCGTGCGCAAGCTGTCGTTCACCGGTTCGACCGCAGTCGGCATCAAGCTGATGCAGCAGTGCGCGCCGACCCTGAAGAAGTTGTCGCTGGAACTGGGCGGCAACGCCCCCTTTATCGTCTTCGACGACGCCGACCTGGATGCGGCAGTCGAGGGCGCGATCATCTCCAAGTACCGTAACGCCGGGCAGACCTGCGTCTGCGCCAACCGCCTGTATGTGCAGGACAGCGTCTTTGATGCCTTCGCCACTAAATTGCAGGCGGCAGTTGCCAAGCTCAAGGTCGGCGACGGCATGCTTGAGGGCATCACCACCGGGCCGCTGATCAACGCCGAGGCGGTAGCCAAGGTCGAGCGTCACCTGGCCGATGCCCTGGAAAAGGGCGCCACCCTGGTCGCCGGCGGCAACCGCCTGGGCGGCAACTTCTTCGAGCCAACCATCGTCAGTGGCGTGACCGCCGAGATGGCGGTGGCGCGCGAGGAAACCTTCGGTCCGCTGGCGCCGCTGTTCCGCTTCAGCGACGAGGCCGAGGTGATCCGTCAGGCCAACGACACCGAATTCGGCCTGGCCGCCTACTTCTACGCCCGCGACCTGGGCCGGGTGTTCCGCGTGGCCGAGGCCCTGGAGTACGGCATGGTTGGCATCAACACCGGGGTGATCTCCACCGAAGTGGCGCCGTTCGGCGGCATGAAGTCTTCGGGCCTGGGCCGTGAAGGCTCTAAATATGGCCTCGACGAATACCTGGAAATCAAATACCTCTGCCTGGGCATCTAG
- the gabT gene encoding 4-aminobutyrate--2-oxoglutarate transaminase, whose amino-acid sequence MSKTNESLMQRRTAAVPRGVGQIHPIFADRAENATVIDVEGREFIDFAGGIAVLNTGHLHPKVIAAVQQQLTKLTHTCFQVLAYEPYVELCEKINAKVPGDFAKKTLLVTTGSEAVENAVKIARAATGRAGVIAFTGAYHGRTMMTLSLTGKVAPYSAGMGLMPGGVFRAQYPCELHGVSTDDAIASIERIFKNDAEPRDIAAIIIEPVQGEGGFYIAPKDFMQRLRALCDQHGILLIADEVQTGAGRTGTFFAMEQMGVAADLTTFAKSIAGGFPVAGVCGKAEYMDAIAPGGLGGTYAGSPIACAAALAVMQVFEEEHLLERCQAVGERLVTGLKAIQAKHKSIGEVRALGAMIAMELCEDGDLHKPNAALTGQIVAKARDKGLILLSCGTYGNVLRVLVPLTAEDVLLDKGLAIINECFDELA is encoded by the coding sequence ATGAGCAAGACCAACGAATCCCTGATGCAACGCCGCACCGCCGCCGTCCCCCGTGGCGTAGGCCAGATCCACCCGATCTTCGCCGACCGCGCAGAAAACGCCACGGTCATCGACGTCGAAGGCCGCGAGTTTATCGACTTCGCCGGCGGCATCGCGGTGCTCAACACCGGCCACCTGCACCCGAAAGTCATCGCCGCGGTGCAGCAGCAGCTGACCAAGCTGACCCACACCTGCTTCCAGGTGCTGGCCTACGAGCCCTACGTCGAGCTGTGCGAGAAGATCAACGCCAAGGTGCCGGGCGACTTTGCCAAGAAGACCCTGCTGGTGACCACCGGCTCCGAAGCGGTGGAGAACGCGGTGAAGATCGCTCGCGCCGCCACCGGCCGTGCCGGGGTGATCGCCTTCACCGGCGCTTACCACGGTCGCACCATGATGACCCTCTCGCTGACCGGCAAGGTCGCGCCTTACTCGGCCGGCATGGGCCTGATGCCCGGCGGCGTGTTCCGCGCCCAGTACCCGTGCGAGCTGCACGGAGTCAGCACGGATGACGCCATCGCCAGCATCGAGCGCATCTTCAAGAACGACGCCGAACCGCGCGATATCGCCGCGATCATCATCGAACCGGTGCAGGGCGAGGGCGGCTTCTATATTGCGCCGAAAGACTTCATGCAGCGCCTGCGCGCCCTCTGCGACCAGCACGGCATTCTGCTGATCGCCGACGAAGTGCAGACCGGCGCCGGGCGTACCGGCACCTTCTTCGCCATGGAACAGATGGGCGTAGCCGCCGACCTGACCACCTTCGCCAAATCCATCGCCGGCGGCTTCCCGGTGGCGGGCGTGTGCGGCAAGGCCGAATACATGGATGCCATCGCCCCGGGTGGCCTGGGCGGCACCTACGCCGGTAGCCCGATTGCCTGCGCCGCGGCACTGGCGGTGATGCAGGTGTTCGAGGAAGAGCACCTGCTGGAGCGCTGCCAGGCAGTCGGCGAGCGCCTGGTCACTGGCCTTAAAGCCATCCAGGCCAAGCACAAGAGCATTGGCGAGGTGCGCGCCCTCGGTGCGATGATCGCCATGGAACTGTGCGAGGACGGCGATCTGCACAAGCCGAATGCCGCCCTGACTGGCCAGATTGTCGCCAAGGCGCGCGACAAGGGGCTGATCCTGCTGTCCTGCGGCACCTACGGCAACGTACTGCGGGTGCTGGTGCCGCTGACCGCCGAAGACGTCCTGCTGGACAAGGGCCTGGCGATCATCAACGAGTGCTTCGACGAACTGGCTTGA
- the rpe gene encoding ribulose-phosphate 3-epimerase — protein MQPFAIAPSILSADFARLGEEVDKVLAAGADIVHFDVMDNHYVPNLTIGPMVCAALRKYGITAPIDAHLMVKPVDRIIGDFIEAGASYITFHPEASEHVDRSLQLIKAGGCKAGLVFNPATPLDVLKHVLDKVDMILLMSVNPGFGGQKFIPGTLDKLREARALIDASGREIRLEIDGGVNLQNIREIATAGADTFVAGSAIFSQPDYKSVIDAMRAELAQVRG, from the coding sequence ATGCAACCCTTCGCCATCGCCCCGTCGATCCTCTCTGCCGATTTCGCCCGCCTGGGCGAGGAAGTGGACAAGGTGCTCGCCGCGGGTGCCGACATCGTGCACTTCGATGTGATGGATAACCACTATGTGCCCAACCTGACCATTGGCCCGATGGTCTGCGCGGCGCTGCGCAAGTACGGTATCACCGCGCCGATCGACGCACACCTGATGGTCAAGCCGGTGGACCGCATCATTGGCGACTTCATCGAAGCCGGCGCCAGCTATATCACCTTCCACCCGGAAGCCAGCGAGCATGTCGACCGTTCCCTGCAGCTGATAAAGGCCGGCGGTTGCAAGGCCGGCCTGGTGTTCAACCCGGCTACCCCGCTGGACGTGCTCAAGCACGTGCTGGACAAAGTCGACATGATTCTGCTGATGAGCGTCAACCCGGGCTTCGGCGGGCAGAAGTTCATCCCCGGCACCCTCGACAAACTGCGCGAGGCGCGCGCGCTGATCGATGCCAGCGGTCGCGAGATCCGCCTGGAGATCGACGGCGGGGTCAATCTGCAGAACATCCGCGAAATCGCCACTGCCGGTGCGGACACCTTCGTTGCCGGCTCGGCGATCTTCAGCCAGCCGGACTATAAAAGCGTGATTGATGCCATGCGTGCCGAGCTGGCCCAGGTGCGCGGGTGA
- the trpE gene encoding anthranilate synthase component I, which yields MTREEFLRLAAAGYNRIPLAYETLVDFDTPLSIYLKLADEANTYLLESVQGGEKWGRYSIIGLPARTVLRAYGHRVSISVDGVEVERHECADPLAFVEQFQARYRVPTLPGLPRFNGGLVGYFGYDSVRYVEPKLAAGSNPDPLGTPDILLMVSDAVVVFDNLAGKMHAIVLADPAEEGALEQGQARLQEILCKLRQPITPRLGVDLNAPPGAEPVFRSSFSRNDYERSVKAIKEYILAGDCMQVVISQRMSIPFKAAPIDLYRALRCINPTPYMYFFNFGDFHVVGSSPEVLVRLEDGLVTVRPIAGTRPRGANEEADLALEQDLLADAKEVAEHLMLIDLGRNDVGRVASTGSVKLTEKMVIERYSNVMHIVSNVTGQLKPGLSAMDALRAILPAGTLSGAPKIRAMEIIDELEPVKRGVYGGAVGYLAWNGNMDTAIAIRTAVIKDGELHVQAGAGIVADSVPALEWEETLNKRRAMFRAVALAEQTVPDQNQR from the coding sequence ATGACCCGCGAAGAATTCCTGCGTTTAGCCGCTGCCGGCTATAACCGCATTCCGCTTGCCTATGAAACCCTGGTCGATTTCGACACCCCGTTGTCGATCTACCTGAAGCTGGCCGATGAGGCCAATACCTACCTGCTCGAGTCGGTCCAGGGTGGCGAGAAATGGGGGCGTTACTCGATTATCGGCCTGCCGGCGCGCACCGTACTGCGCGCTTACGGCCACCGCGTCAGCATCAGCGTCGATGGTGTGGAGGTAGAGCGGCACGAGTGCGCCGATCCGCTGGCCTTCGTTGAGCAGTTCCAGGCGCGCTACCGGGTGCCGACCCTGCCCGGGCTGCCGCGCTTCAATGGCGGCCTGGTCGGTTACTTCGGTTACGACAGCGTGCGTTACGTCGAGCCGAAGCTGGCGGCGGGGAGCAATCCCGACCCGCTGGGTACCCCGGATATCCTGCTGATGGTGTCCGACGCCGTGGTGGTGTTCGACAACCTGGCCGGCAAGATGCACGCCATCGTCCTCGCCGATCCGGCCGAGGAGGGCGCGTTGGAACAAGGCCAGGCACGCCTGCAGGAGATCCTGTGCAAGCTGCGCCAGCCGATCACCCCGCGCCTGGGCGTCGACCTGAATGCCCCGCCTGGGGCCGAGCCGGTGTTCCGCTCCAGCTTCAGTCGCAACGACTACGAGCGCTCGGTCAAGGCGATCAAGGAATACATCCTCGCCGGCGACTGCATGCAAGTGGTGATTTCCCAGCGCATGTCGATTCCGTTCAAGGCCGCACCGATCGACCTGTACCGGGCGCTGCGCTGCATCAACCCGACGCCTTATATGTACTTCTTCAATTTCGGCGACTTCCATGTGGTCGGCAGCTCGCCCGAGGTGCTGGTGCGTCTCGAGGACGGCCTGGTCACGGTGCGGCCCATCGCCGGCACCCGTCCGCGCGGCGCCAACGAAGAGGCCGATCTGGCCCTGGAACAGGATCTGCTCGCGGATGCCAAGGAAGTTGCCGAACACCTGATGCTGATTGATCTGGGCCGCAACGACGTCGGTCGGGTGGCCAGCACCGGCTCGGTCAAACTCACCGAGAAGATGGTGATCGAGCGCTATTCCAACGTCATGCACATCGTCTCCAATGTTACCGGCCAGCTGAAGCCTGGCTTGAGCGCCATGGACGCCCTGCGGGCGATCCTGCCGGCCGGCACCCTGTCCGGAGCGCCGAAGATTCGCGCGATGGAAATCATCGACGAACTGGAGCCGGTCAAACGTGGCGTCTACGGCGGCGCCGTCGGCTACCTGGCCTGGAACGGCAACATGGACACCGCTATCGCCATCCGCACCGCGGTGATCAAGGACGGCGAGCTGCATGTGCAGGCTGGCGCCGGCATTGTCGCCGACTCGGTGCCGGCGCTGGAGTGGGAAGAAACCCTGAACAAGCGTCGCGCCATGTTCCGCGCCGTCGCGCTGGCCGAACAAACCGTCCCTGACCAGAACCAGCGCTGA
- a CDS encoding aminodeoxychorismate/anthranilate synthase component II encodes MLLMIDNYDSFTYNVVQYLGELGADVKVIRNDELSVAEIAALQPERIVVSPGPCTPNEAGVSLAVIQHFAGKLPILGVCLGHQSIGQAFGGEVVRARQVMHGKTSPVFHENIGVFAGLNNPLTVTRYHSLVVKRETLPDCLEMTAWTQLEDGAVDEIMGLRHKTLHIEGVQFHPESILTEQGHELFANFLKQHGGMRA; translated from the coding sequence ATGCTGCTGATGATCGATAATTACGACTCCTTTACCTACAACGTGGTGCAGTACCTCGGCGAGTTGGGGGCGGACGTCAAGGTGATCCGTAACGACGAGCTGAGTGTCGCCGAGATCGCCGCCCTGCAACCCGAGCGCATCGTGGTTTCGCCCGGGCCCTGTACGCCCAACGAGGCCGGCGTGTCGCTGGCGGTCATCCAGCACTTTGCCGGCAAGCTGCCGATCCTCGGCGTCTGCCTGGGCCACCAGAGCATCGGCCAGGCCTTCGGCGGTGAGGTGGTGCGCGCGCGCCAGGTGATGCACGGCAAGACCAGCCCGGTGTTCCACGAAAATATCGGGGTGTTCGCCGGCCTCAACAATCCGCTGACGGTGACCCGCTATCATTCCCTGGTGGTCAAGCGTGAAACCCTGCCGGACTGCCTGGAAATGACCGCCTGGACTCAGCTGGAAGATGGCGCGGTCGATGAAATCATGGGCCTGCGCCACAAGACCCTGCATATCGAGGGCGTGCAGTTCCATCCGGAATCCATTCTCACCGAGCAGGGCCATGAGCTCTTTGCCAACTTCCTCAAACAACATGGAGGCATGCGCGCATGA